In Deinococcus gobiensis I-0, one genomic interval encodes:
- a CDS encoding esterase-like activity of phytase family protein: MFRVLPALLVLSAALLAACDRTPTGSSPYPGGPTADGKVKLLAEASLPATSLSAMGYTAAQLGQAQANGLRSTTLPAIGSGLLALPSGEFVGITDRGPNEDHLDASGKADGKIFPLPDFSPTLVRFRVEGNAIVPQAYTRLTGSQGQGITGLTNLSGEELPFASQASTSPLAFNQSGMDTEAIARFPDGRFITVEETSPSVAILSASGQVLVRYTPVSKTLPNAGYPVKNVLPDVLTQRRVNRGFESVSLSDDGKSAWVTLQSPMGDAKADAYKGSRVLRTLKLDVSDPLNARVVGEYLTLGSAISDYPAGGKQADLKVSDTTWISGDKLLLLERAGGLVQLFVEDFSGATNVLGHADEGKLTFENTATNLGALGIKTSARTLVFKSTDAGITDDKLEGVTLLSPSTVALSNDNDFGIGDNKTGAPSKLWIVQLGQRLR, from the coding sequence ATGTTCAGAGTGCTGCCTGCCCTGCTTGTCCTGAGTGCCGCCCTGCTCGCCGCCTGTGACCGCACGCCGACCGGCAGCAGCCCCTATCCGGGCGGACCGACGGCCGACGGCAAGGTGAAGCTGCTGGCCGAGGCGAGCCTGCCCGCGACCAGCCTGAGCGCGATGGGCTACACGGCCGCGCAGCTCGGCCAGGCCCAGGCCAACGGCCTGCGCAGCACCACCCTCCCGGCCATCGGCAGCGGCCTGCTGGCGCTGCCCAGCGGCGAGTTCGTGGGCATCACCGACCGGGGACCCAACGAGGACCACCTCGACGCCTCGGGCAAGGCCGACGGCAAGATTTTCCCGCTGCCCGACTTCAGCCCCACGCTGGTGCGCTTCCGGGTCGAGGGCAACGCCATCGTGCCGCAGGCCTACACCAGGCTGACCGGCAGCCAGGGCCAGGGCATCACCGGCCTGACCAACCTCTCGGGCGAGGAACTGCCCTTCGCGTCGCAGGCCAGCACCTCGCCGTTGGCCTTCAACCAGAGCGGCATGGATACCGAGGCCATCGCGCGTTTCCCGGATGGACGCTTCATCACGGTGGAGGAGACCTCCCCCTCGGTCGCCATTCTGAGTGCGTCGGGGCAGGTGCTCGTGCGCTACACCCCGGTCAGCAAGACGCTGCCGAACGCGGGTTATCCCGTGAAGAACGTCCTGCCCGACGTTTTGACCCAGCGCCGGGTCAACCGGGGTTTCGAGAGCGTGAGCCTGAGCGACGACGGCAAGTCGGCGTGGGTGACGCTGCAAAGCCCCATGGGCGACGCCAAGGCCGACGCCTACAAGGGCAGCCGCGTGCTGCGCACCCTGAAGCTCGACGTGTCCGATCCCTTGAACGCCAGGGTCGTGGGCGAATACCTGACGCTGGGCAGCGCCATCTCGGATTACCCGGCGGGCGGCAAGCAGGCCGACCTGAAGGTGAGCGACACCACCTGGATTTCGGGCGACAAGCTGCTGCTGCTGGAGCGGGCGGGAGGGCTGGTGCAGCTGTTCGTCGAGGACTTCAGCGGCGCGACCAACGTGCTGGGCCACGCCGACGAGGGCAAGCTGACCTTCGAGAACACGGCCACGAACCTCGGCGCGCTGGGCATCAAGACGAGCGCCCGTACCCTCGTCTTCAAGTCCACCGACGCGGGCATCACCGACGACAAGCTCGAAGGCGTGACCCTGCTGTCGCCCTCGACCGTCGCCCTGTCGAACGACAACGATTTCGGCATCGGGGACAACAAGACGGGCGCACCCAGCAAGCTCTGGATCGTGCAGCTCGGCCAGCGCCTGCGCTGA
- a CDS encoding methionine ABC transporter permease — translation MTWEAMWPLLWQATLETLGMVLPSALIAQVVGTALGTVLTLTRPGGLRPQAATYRVLDVLVNVGRSLPFIILLVLLIPLTRLITGTSIGSVAATVPLTIAAIPFVARLVDGALRDVPGGVIEAARVVGATTAQTVFKVLLPEARPALIHGFTVMLISLIGYSAMAGAIGGGGLGDLAIRYGYQRFETGVMVATVVALLVLVQGVQWVGDRAATRADHR, via the coding sequence ATGACCTGGGAGGCGATGTGGCCGCTGCTGTGGCAGGCCACCCTGGAAACGCTGGGCATGGTGCTGCCCTCGGCGCTCATCGCGCAGGTCGTCGGCACGGCGCTGGGCACGGTCCTGACCCTCACGCGCCCCGGCGGCCTGCGGCCCCAGGCGGCCACGTACCGCGTGCTCGACGTGCTGGTCAACGTGGGGCGCAGCCTGCCCTTCATCATCCTGCTCGTGCTGCTCATTCCCCTGACGCGCCTGATCACCGGGACCAGCATCGGCTCGGTGGCCGCCACCGTGCCCCTGACCATCGCGGCGATTCCCTTCGTGGCGCGGCTCGTCGACGGCGCGCTGCGCGACGTGCCCGGCGGCGTGATCGAGGCCGCGCGCGTGGTGGGCGCGACCACCGCCCAGACGGTCTTCAAGGTGCTGCTGCCCGAGGCGCGCCCGGCCCTGATCCACGGCTTCACCGTCATGCTCATCAGCCTGATCGGCTACAGCGCGATGGCCGGAGCCATCGGCGGCGGCGGCCTGGGAGACCTCGCCATCCGCTACGGGTATCAGCGCTTCGAGACCGGCGTGATGGTCGCCACCGTCGTCGCCCTTCTGGTGCTCGTCCAGGGCGTGCAGTGGGTGGGCGACCGCGCCGCCACGCGCGCCGACCACCGCTAG
- a CDS encoding MetQ/NlpA family ABC transporter substrate-binding protein gives MTKHLFLIAALTLTASASAGTLRVGASPVPHAEILEFVKPTLAKQGVNLVIREFSDYVQPNLALADGSIDVNFFQHLPYLNSFQKDRPLGIVAGAKVHVEPIGVYSRRAQKLSDLKASATIAIPNDPSNSGRALKLLERAGLIRLKAGVGVSATVLDITANVKRLRFRELEAAQLPRALGDVDAAVINTNYALDAGLNPLKDALLLEDKRSPYANLLAAKPATLKNPDYLKLVKALQSPEVKAFILKKYSGAVVPAF, from the coding sequence ATGACCAAGCACCTGTTCCTGATCGCCGCCCTGACCCTCACCGCCTCCGCTTCCGCCGGGACCCTGCGTGTGGGAGCCAGCCCGGTGCCGCACGCCGAAATTCTCGAATTCGTCAAGCCGACCCTCGCCAAGCAGGGCGTGAACCTCGTGATCCGGGAATTCTCGGACTACGTGCAGCCCAACCTCGCACTGGCCGACGGCAGCATTGACGTGAACTTCTTCCAGCATCTGCCCTACCTGAACTCGTTCCAGAAAGACCGCCCGCTGGGCATCGTGGCCGGCGCCAAGGTGCATGTCGAGCCCATCGGGGTCTACAGCCGCCGCGCGCAGAAGTTGAGCGATCTCAAGGCGAGCGCGACCATCGCCATCCCCAACGACCCCAGCAACAGCGGCCGCGCCCTGAAACTGCTGGAGCGCGCGGGGCTGATCCGCCTGAAGGCCGGCGTCGGCGTGAGCGCCACCGTGCTGGACATCACGGCCAACGTCAAGCGCCTGCGCTTCCGCGAACTGGAAGCCGCCCAGCTGCCGCGCGCCCTGGGCGACGTGGACGCCGCCGTCATCAACACCAACTACGCGCTGGACGCGGGCCTGAACCCCCTCAAGGACGCGCTGCTGCTCGAAGACAAGCGCAGCCCCTACGCCAACCTGCTCGCGGCCAAACCCGCCACCCTCAAGAACCCCGACTACCTGAAGCTGGTCAAGGCCCTGCAGAGCCCCGAGGTCAAGGCCTTCATCCTCAAGAAGTACTCGGGCGCGGTCGTTCCGGCGTTCTGA
- the guaD gene encoding guanine deaminase — MTQTFQTSADPVLYRATFMHTPRSPFADAEALHAEDDGGLLVAGGTILASGPWAEVRAQAPEAPVTDLRGGLLLPGFVDTHVHYPQVRVVGGLGMPLLDWLDRNALPEEARLADEGYARAVAREFLGALAMNGTTTALVFGAHYAGAMHAFFEEAATSGLRTVAGLVVGDRLLRPELHTTPERAYAEGRTLIERWHGRGRALYAVTPRFSLSASEGLLDACGALLREFEGVRFTSHINENVTEVEVVRGLFPEARDYLDTYERAGLVGRRSVLAHNVWPSDRELGAMAEHRCSAAHCPCSNSALGSGFFPLRRHLAAGVHVSLGSDVGGGTGFSLLKEGVQAYFMQQLMGADGVALTPAHLLYLATRAGAEALDLGDLTGDFSAGRQFDAVHLSPPPGTPLAAVYAHAEGPGRLLAATFASGTQGDVARVWVGGDEVYARG; from the coding sequence ATGACACAGACTTTCCAGACTTCTGCCGACCCCGTCCTCTACCGCGCCACCTTCATGCATACGCCGCGCAGCCCCTTCGCCGATGCGGAGGCCCTGCACGCCGAGGACGACGGCGGCCTGCTCGTCGCGGGCGGCACCATCCTCGCCAGCGGTCCCTGGGCCGAGGTGCGCGCCCAGGCCCCCGAGGCGCCCGTCACCGACCTGCGCGGCGGCCTGCTGCTGCCCGGTTTCGTGGACACCCACGTCCACTACCCGCAGGTGCGCGTGGTGGGCGGCCTGGGGATGCCGCTGCTCGACTGGCTGGACCGCAACGCGCTGCCCGAGGAGGCCCGCCTGGCCGACGAGGGGTACGCCCGCGCGGTCGCCCGCGAGTTCCTGGGCGCGCTGGCGATGAACGGCACGACCACCGCTCTCGTGTTCGGGGCGCACTATGCCGGGGCCATGCACGCCTTTTTCGAGGAGGCGGCCACGTCAGGCCTGCGCACCGTCGCCGGGCTGGTCGTGGGCGACCGGCTGCTGCGGCCCGAGCTGCACACCACCCCCGAGCGTGCCTACGCCGAGGGCCGTACCCTGATCGAGCGCTGGCACGGCCGGGGGCGCGCGCTGTACGCCGTGACGCCGCGCTTTAGCCTCTCGGCCAGCGAGGGCCTGCTCGACGCCTGCGGGGCGCTGCTGCGGGAATTTGAGGGTGTACGCTTCACCAGCCACATCAACGAGAACGTGACCGAGGTCGAGGTGGTCCGGGGCCTGTTCCCGGAGGCGCGCGACTACCTCGACACCTACGAGCGTGCCGGGCTGGTCGGGCGGCGCAGCGTGCTGGCGCACAACGTCTGGCCGTCGGACCGCGAACTCGGCGCGATGGCCGAGCACCGCTGCTCGGCGGCGCACTGCCCGTGCAGCAATTCGGCGCTGGGCAGCGGCTTCTTCCCGCTGCGGCGGCACCTCGCGGCGGGCGTCCACGTCTCGCTGGGCAGCGACGTGGGCGGCGGCACCGGCTTCTCGCTGCTCAAGGAGGGTGTGCAGGCCTACTTCATGCAGCAGCTCATGGGCGCGGACGGCGTGGCCCTGACCCCGGCCCACCTGCTGTACCTCGCCACCCGGGCAGGGGCCGAGGCGCTGGACCTCGGGGACCTGACGGGCGACTTCAGCGCCGGGCGGCAGTTCGACGCCGTGCACCTCTCGCCGCCGCCCGGCACGCCGCTCGCCGCCGTGTACGCCCACGCCGAGGGACCGGGGCGCCTGCTCGCGGCCACCTTCGCCAGCGGTACCCAGGGCGACGTGGCGCGCGTGTGGGTGGGCGGCGACGAGGTCTACGCGCGGGGCTGA
- a CDS encoding MetQ/NlpA family ABC transporter substrate-binding protein codes for MSTTSSLRFLGALLLTLTASASAGTLRVGATPVPAGELLEFVRPALAKQGVTLVVREFSDYVQPNVALGEGSLDANLFQHQPYLDAFQQNRPLNIVPVRKVYLPPLGLYSKRVTEVTALKKGATVAIPNDPSNGARALLLLERAGLIRLKAGVGARANVTDIVSNVRNLRFRELEAAQLPRSLADVDAAIVNTNYALEVGLNPTRDAIFREGKNSAYVNILATTRDKLNNPDLQKLAQALTSPEAKAWLLKKYGGSIVPAF; via the coding sequence ATGTCCACGACGTCTTCCCTGCGCTTTCTCGGCGCCCTGCTGTTGACCCTCACCGCCTCGGCCTCGGCGGGCACGCTGCGCGTCGGCGCGACCCCCGTCCCGGCCGGTGAACTTCTCGAATTCGTCCGGCCCGCGCTCGCCAAACAGGGCGTGACCCTGGTCGTCCGGGAGTTCTCGGACTACGTGCAGCCCAACGTCGCGCTCGGTGAGGGCAGCCTCGACGCCAACCTGTTCCAGCACCAGCCGTACCTCGACGCCTTCCAGCAGAACCGCCCGCTGAACATCGTGCCCGTGCGCAAGGTCTACCTGCCGCCGCTGGGCCTGTACAGCAAGCGCGTCACCGAGGTCACGGCGCTGAAAAAGGGCGCGACCGTCGCCATCCCCAACGATCCCAGCAACGGCGCGCGGGCGCTGCTGCTGCTCGAACGCGCGGGCCTGATCCGCCTGAAGGCCGGCGTGGGCGCGCGGGCCAACGTCACCGACATCGTGAGCAACGTCAGGAACCTGCGCTTCCGCGAGCTGGAGGCCGCCCAGCTGCCGCGCTCGCTGGCCGATGTGGACGCCGCCATCGTCAACACCAACTACGCGCTGGAAGTCGGCCTGAACCCCACGCGCGACGCGATCTTCCGCGAGGGCAAGAACAGCGCCTACGTCAATATCCTCGCCACCACCAGAGACAAGCTGAACAACCCCGACCTGCAGAAACTCGCCCAGGCCCTCACTAGCCCCGAGGCGAAGGCCTGGCTGCTCAAGAAGTACGGCGGCAGCATCGTTCCGGCATTCTGA
- the xdhB gene encoding xanthine dehydrogenase molybdopterin binding subunit, with translation MSSLHERPTHGAVGEAIPHESAALHVTGQALYTDDLGGRLGGLLHAWPVQAPHAHARILAMETAPALTIPGVIRVLTAADVPGENDSGVKHDEPLFPSEVMFYGQAVAWVLADTLDAARLGAQAVRIEYGPLPALLTLTEAIEAGSFQGNASTLRRGDVGQGFAEAAHVFEGEFEFGGQEHFYLETNVALAQVDEAGQVFVQSSTQHPTETQEIVAHVLGLSSNAVTVQCLRMGGGFGGKEMQPHGFAAVAALGATLTGRPVRLRLNRTQDLTLTGKRHPFHAVWKVGFGEDGKLRALQATLTSDGGWSLDLSEPVLARALCHVDNAYYLPHVEVHGRVARTNKTSQTAFRGFGGPQGMLVIEDILGRCAPLLGLEAHELRRLNFYQEGEATPYGQPVRHAGRIAEVWDTLLERSDFAARHAEIRAFNAAHPHRKRGLAVTPVKFGISFNFTSYNQAGALVHVYKDGSVLINHGGTEMGQGLHTKMLQVAATALGVPLACVRLAPTRTDKVPNTSATAASSGADLNGGAVKDACDQIKTRLAEVAAGSLGTRSVKVGALGVHPDDVRFENGRVFPVGHPELGMDFREVVHDAYHLRTQLWAAGFYRTPGLHWDRVNLRGEPFKYFSYGASVSEVEVDGFTGAYTLRRADLLHDVGDSLSPLIDLGQVEGGFVQGAGWLTLEDLRWDTSDGPNRGRLATQAASTYKLPSFSEMPEVFNVALLERATETGVVYGSKAVGEPPLMLAISVREALRQAAAAFGPDGRAQLLASPATPEAVYWALETARTAARTAVAADD, from the coding sequence ATGAGCAGCCTGCACGAACGGCCCACGCACGGCGCGGTGGGCGAGGCCATCCCGCACGAGAGCGCCGCGCTGCATGTCACCGGGCAGGCGCTGTACACCGACGACCTGGGGGGCCGTCTGGGCGGCCTGCTACACGCCTGGCCGGTGCAGGCCCCGCATGCCCACGCCCGGATTCTGGCGATGGAGACGGCCCCCGCCCTCACGATTCCCGGCGTCATACGGGTCCTGACGGCCGCCGACGTGCCCGGCGAGAACGACTCGGGGGTCAAGCACGACGAGCCGCTGTTTCCCTCGGAAGTCATGTTCTACGGGCAGGCGGTCGCCTGGGTGCTGGCCGACACGCTCGACGCCGCCCGCCTGGGCGCGCAGGCCGTACGGATCGAGTACGGCCCGCTGCCGGCCCTCCTGACGCTGACCGAGGCGATAGAGGCCGGGTCCTTCCAGGGCAACGCCTCCACCCTGCGCCGGGGCGACGTGGGGCAGGGCTTCGCGGAGGCGGCGCACGTCTTCGAGGGCGAGTTCGAGTTCGGCGGCCAGGAGCACTTCTATCTGGAGACGAACGTGGCGCTCGCGCAGGTGGACGAGGCCGGGCAGGTCTTCGTGCAGAGCAGCACCCAGCACCCCACCGAGACGCAGGAGATCGTGGCGCACGTGCTGGGGCTCTCCTCGAACGCCGTGACCGTGCAGTGCCTGCGCATGGGCGGCGGCTTCGGTGGCAAGGAGATGCAGCCGCACGGCTTCGCGGCGGTGGCGGCGCTGGGGGCGACCCTCACCGGGCGGCCCGTCCGGCTGAGATTGAACCGCACCCAGGACCTCACCCTGACCGGCAAGCGCCACCCCTTCCACGCCGTCTGGAAGGTGGGCTTCGGCGAGGACGGCAAGCTGCGCGCCCTCCAGGCCACCCTGACCAGCGACGGCGGCTGGAGCCTGGACCTCTCCGAGCCGGTGCTGGCGCGGGCGCTGTGTCATGTGGACAACGCCTACTACCTGCCGCACGTCGAGGTGCACGGCCGCGTCGCCAGGACGAACAAGACCTCCCAGACGGCCTTCCGGGGCTTCGGGGGACCGCAGGGGATGCTGGTCATCGAGGACATCCTGGGCCGCTGCGCGCCGCTGCTGGGTCTGGAGGCCCACGAGCTGCGGCGGCTGAACTTCTACCAGGAGGGCGAGGCCACGCCCTACGGCCAGCCGGTGCGCCACGCCGGGCGCATCGCCGAGGTGTGGGACACGCTGCTGGAGCGCTCGGATTTCGCGGCCCGCCACGCCGAGATCCGGGCCTTCAACGCCGCGCACCCGCACCGCAAGCGGGGGCTGGCGGTCACGCCGGTCAAGTTCGGGATTTCCTTCAACTTCACGTCCTACAACCAGGCGGGCGCGCTCGTCCACGTCTACAAGGACGGCTCGGTGCTCATCAACCACGGCGGCACCGAGATGGGCCAGGGCCTGCACACCAAGATGCTCCAGGTGGCCGCGACCGCGCTCGGCGTGCCGCTGGCCTGCGTGCGCCTCGCGCCCACGCGTACCGACAAGGTGCCCAACACCTCGGCCACGGCGGCGAGCAGCGGGGCCGACCTCAACGGCGGCGCGGTCAAGGACGCCTGCGACCAGATCAAGACCCGGCTCGCCGAGGTCGCCGCCGGGTCGCTGGGCACGCGCTCGGTGAAGGTCGGCGCGCTGGGGGTCCACCCGGACGACGTGCGCTTCGAGAACGGGCGGGTGTTCCCGGTCGGGCATCCCGAACTCGGCATGGACTTCCGCGAGGTCGTCCACGACGCCTACCACCTGCGCACGCAGCTATGGGCGGCGGGTTTCTACCGCACGCCGGGCCTGCACTGGGACCGCGTGAACCTGCGCGGTGAGCCCTTCAAGTACTTCTCCTACGGCGCGTCGGTCAGCGAGGTCGAGGTGGACGGCTTCACGGGCGCCTACACCCTGCGCCGCGCGGACCTGCTGCACGACGTGGGCGACAGCCTCTCGCCCCTGATCGACCTCGGGCAGGTCGAGGGCGGCTTCGTGCAGGGCGCGGGCTGGCTGACCCTCGAAGACCTGCGCTGGGATACCTCCGACGGGCCGAACCGGGGCCGCCTCGCCACCCAGGCCGCGAGCACCTACAAGCTGCCGAGCTTCTCGGAGATGCCCGAGGTATTCAACGTGGCGCTGCTGGAACGCGCCACCGAAACCGGCGTGGTGTACGGCTCCAAGGCGGTCGGCGAGCCGCCCCTGATGCTGGCGATCAGTGTGCGCGAGGCGCTGCGGCAGGCGGCGGCGGCCTTCGGGCCGGATGGGCGCGCTCAGCTGCTCGCCAGCCCCGCCACCCCCGAGGCGGTGTACTGGGCACTGGAGACGGCGCGCACGGCGGCCCGGACGGCCGTGGCGGCCGATGACTGA
- a CDS encoding MFS transporter, with product MDPALNTAPPSLSAGPGHPDPGPGWQPRFWAIFGGQASSLIGSALTQFVLLWWITDTTGSVAALATAGLAALLPQALLSPLGGTLADRYSRRALMIGADAVSALCMVVLIALFLTGQVELWHAYTMMFVRSAMQAFQSPAAAASTAMLVPATFLPRAAGLNQTLQGLMTVAAAPLGALAIGIMPIGWALGIDVATALLGIVPLLLYRVPQPRRAPTDEGGGLWAEFREGVGLVWHQPGLRRLFGLMGGVVLIIAPSFTLVPLLVKQHFGGGAGQVALMEGLSGLGMIAGGLVLAAAAPRRQVPWVLAGFAASCLTLALTALAPRGLFGLAVGWWVLSGLTYVLGNGPLTALLQTTIPAHLQGRVLSLMNTVTGLAAPIGLALATPLGEVLGVRWLFVALGILGGGAALLGFLSPAIRQLDGAPAAPARREETAQPRA from the coding sequence GTGGACCCGGCCCTGAACACCGCCCCCCCTTCCCTGTCTGCGGGCCCCGGCCATCCGGACCCTGGCCCCGGCTGGCAGCCCCGGTTCTGGGCCATCTTCGGCGGGCAGGCGTCGTCGCTGATAGGGTCGGCCCTCACGCAGTTCGTGCTGCTGTGGTGGATCACCGACACGACCGGCAGCGTGGCCGCGCTGGCGACGGCGGGCCTCGCGGCGCTGCTGCCCCAGGCGCTCCTGAGCCCGCTGGGCGGCACGCTGGCCGACCGCTACAGCCGCCGCGCCCTGATGATCGGCGCGGACGCGGTCAGCGCCCTGTGCATGGTGGTTTTGATCGCCCTGTTCCTGACCGGCCAGGTCGAACTGTGGCACGCCTACACCATGATGTTCGTCCGCAGCGCCATGCAGGCCTTCCAGTCGCCCGCCGCCGCCGCGAGCACCGCGATGCTCGTGCCGGCCACCTTCCTGCCGCGCGCCGCCGGGCTGAACCAGACCCTTCAGGGGTTGATGACGGTGGCCGCCGCCCCCCTGGGTGCCCTGGCCATCGGCATCATGCCCATCGGCTGGGCGCTGGGCATCGACGTGGCGACGGCGCTGCTGGGCATCGTGCCGCTGCTGCTCTACCGGGTTCCGCAGCCCCGGCGCGCGCCTACGGACGAGGGCGGCGGTCTGTGGGCCGAATTCCGCGAAGGCGTGGGACTGGTGTGGCACCAGCCGGGGCTGCGGCGGCTGTTCGGGCTGATGGGCGGCGTCGTGCTCATCATCGCGCCGTCCTTCACGCTCGTGCCCCTGCTGGTCAAGCAGCATTTCGGGGGCGGGGCCGGGCAGGTCGCCCTGATGGAAGGCCTGTCTGGCCTGGGCATGATCGCGGGCGGGCTGGTCCTCGCGGCGGCCGCGCCCCGGCGGCAGGTGCCCTGGGTCCTGGCAGGCTTCGCGGCCTCCTGCCTGACCCTGGCCCTCACGGCGCTGGCTCCGCGCGGCCTGTTCGGGCTGGCGGTGGGCTGGTGGGTCCTGAGCGGCCTGACCTACGTCCTGGGCAACGGTCCCCTGACGGCGCTGCTCCAGACGACCATCCCCGCGCACCTGCAGGGCCGGGTCCTGTCGCTGATGAACACCGTCACCGGCCTCGCCGCGCCCATCGGACTGGCGCTGGCGACGCCGCTGGGCGAGGTGCTCGGGGTGCGCTGGCTGTTCGTGGCGCTGGGGATCCTGGGGGGCGGGGCCGCCCTGCTGGGCTTTCTCTCACCCGCCATCCGGCAACTCGACGGCGCGCCCGCCGCACCTGCACGCCGGGAGGAGACGGCTCAGCCCCGCGCGTAG
- a CDS encoding TetR/AcrR family transcriptional regulator: protein MARSAHPELTRAALLAAARQVLRRQGATLSLDAVAREAGISKGGLLHHYPTKERLLAALAHALVEDFQRELAAVHGAETAQRGPQPGAWLRAYIEVCFRPDVDEPALSAALAPLGALPEQLASLQEMQAFVLRDAEADGLPAGRAHAVRLACDGLWLGRQVGIPDLDAARLAALKEELIAWTRP from the coding sequence ATGGCCCGTTCCGCTCATCCCGAACTGACCCGCGCCGCCCTGCTCGCCGCCGCCCGGCAGGTGTTGCGGCGTCAGGGCGCGACCCTCTCTCTCGACGCCGTGGCCCGCGAGGCCGGAATCAGCAAGGGCGGACTGCTGCACCACTACCCCACCAAGGAGCGGTTGCTGGCGGCGCTGGCCCACGCGCTGGTCGAGGACTTCCAGCGCGAGCTCGCGGCGGTCCACGGCGCCGAGACCGCGCAGCGCGGCCCCCAGCCCGGCGCGTGGCTGCGCGCCTATATCGAAGTCTGTTTCCGGCCCGACGTGGACGAACCGGCCCTGAGCGCCGCGCTGGCCCCCCTGGGCGCGCTGCCCGAGCAGCTCGCCTCCTTGCAGGAGATGCAGGCCTTCGTGCTGCGTGACGCCGAGGCCGACGGCCTGCCTGCGGGACGCGCCCACGCGGTGCGCCTGGCCTGCGACGGCCTGTGGCTCGGCCGGCAGGTGGGCATTCCCGACCTCGACGCCGCCCGGCTCGCCGCCCTGAAAGAGGAGCTGATCGCGTGGACCCGGCCCTGA
- the xdhC gene encoding xanthine dehydrogenase accessory protein XdhC — translation MTTWLTGLDTLRARNAPGVLVTLVGVRGHAPREAGAKMVVGAQDCWDSVGGGNLEATAVARARALIAAGVSTPELLTLRLTDRASNEHGRQCCGGEVTLLLDPLPTRRPTVAVFGVGHVGLEVALLLSRHPLHLHLADSRAAQLAPERLAPLGGGEAHLHVHHVPIPELALAELPAGAHVLILTHDHAEDAALCDAALRRPDLGFIGLIGSSAKWARFQEQLRREGHTDADLARITTPIGLPGLRGKAPAVIALSVAAQLLERFQTEQAFQTT, via the coding sequence ATGACCACCTGGCTCACGGGCCTCGACACCCTGCGCGCCCGCAACGCGCCGGGCGTCCTCGTCACGCTGGTGGGCGTGCGCGGCCACGCCCCGCGTGAGGCGGGGGCCAAGATGGTCGTCGGCGCGCAGGACTGCTGGGACAGCGTCGGCGGCGGCAACCTGGAGGCGACGGCCGTCGCCCGTGCCCGCGCCCTGATCGCCGCCGGGGTGAGCACGCCCGAACTCCTGACCCTGCGCCTGACCGACCGTGCGTCCAATGAACACGGGCGGCAGTGCTGCGGCGGCGAGGTCACGCTGCTGCTCGACCCGCTGCCCACCCGGCGGCCGACCGTCGCCGTCTTCGGGGTCGGGCATGTGGGGCTGGAGGTCGCGCTGCTGCTCTCGCGCCACCCGCTGCACCTGCACCTCGCCGACTCGCGCGCCGCGCAGCTCGCCCCGGAACGCCTCGCGCCCCTGGGTGGGGGAGAGGCGCACCTTCATGTCCACCACGTCCCCATTCCCGAGCTGGCGCTGGCCGAGCTGCCCGCCGGCGCGCACGTCCTGATCCTCACGCACGACCACGCCGAGGACGCCGCCCTGTGCGACGCCGCGCTGCGCCGCCCCGACCTCGGCTTCATCGGATTGATCGGGTCGAGCGCCAAGTGGGCGCGCTTTCAGGAGCAGCTCCGGCGCGAGGGGCACACCGACGCCGACCTCGCCCGCATCACCACCCCCATCGGCCTGCCGGGGCTACGCGGCAAGGCTCCGGCGGTCATCGCCCTGAGCGTGGCCGCGCAACTTCTCGAACGGTTCCAGACCGAACAGGCCTTCCAAACGACATGA